In the genome of Cellvibrio sp. KY-YJ-3, one region contains:
- a CDS encoding PEP-CTERM sorting domain-containing protein (PEP-CTERM proteins occur, often in large numbers, in the proteomes of bacteria that also encode an exosortase, a predicted intramembrane cysteine proteinase. The presence of a PEP-CTERM domain at a protein's C-terminus predicts cleavage within the sorting domain, followed by covalent anchoring to some some component of the (usually Gram-negative) cell surface. Many PEP-CTERM proteins exhibit an unusual sequence composition that includes large numbers of potential glycosylation sites. Expression of one such protein has been shown restore the ability of a bacterium to form floc, a type of biofilm.): MKKVLALLVTLGLALSLNANAINIELTTDKNALTLGDTLAIDVRISGLNHGSSPSLGAYDLDFNYDPNLFAIHSIMWGDAIQGNQLDLMNYGSFQDSNSGNGWLNLFELSFDSVADLNLLQAGEFILFSVLLHTITNGSGIFSLTANSVSDAYGEELFIAPINNLSVVVNSVSVPEPSSVLLLLGMIAFIALRNKLAQSQK, from the coding sequence ATGAAAAAAGTACTAGCACTTTTAGTTACCCTTGGCTTGGCATTGTCGCTGAATGCAAATGCCATCAATATCGAATTAACAACCGATAAAAATGCCTTAACCCTGGGCGATACGCTTGCAATCGACGTACGCATTAGCGGGCTGAACCATGGCAGCTCACCATCACTCGGCGCTTACGACCTCGACTTTAATTACGACCCGAACCTGTTTGCTATTCACAGCATCATGTGGGGCGACGCCATACAAGGTAATCAATTGGACTTAATGAACTACGGCAGCTTTCAGGACAGCAACTCTGGCAACGGATGGTTAAATTTATTTGAATTATCTTTCGATAGCGTAGCAGATTTGAATTTACTGCAAGCAGGAGAGTTTATTTTATTCAGTGTACTGCTACACACCATCACCAATGGCAGCGGTATTTTTTCATTGACCGCCAACTCAGTGAGCGATGCCTATGGCGAGGAATTATTTATTGCACCCATTAACAATTTATCCGTGGTGGTCAACAGCGTTTCCGTACCGGAGCCATCCAGCGTGTTATTGCTACTGGGAATGATTGCATTTATCGCACTGCGCAACAAACTAGCGCAATCGCAGAAGTAA
- the leuS gene encoding leucine--tRNA ligase, whose protein sequence is MQEQYTPAEVEAQAQQYWEEHQSFKVIEDRSKEKFYCLAMFPYPSGKLHMGHVRNYTITDVIARYQRMQGKNVLHPMGWDAFGLPAENAALQRQTAPAAWTYSNTDHMRSQLKQLGFGFDWSRELTTCKPEYYKWEQWFFTRLYEKGLVYKRMATVNWDPVDHTVLANEQVIDGRGWRSGALVERKEIPQWFIKITAYAEELLADLDKLPNWPEQVKTMQRNWIGKSRGLDMHFDLAAPVGEFTGFDIYTTRPDTIMGVTYVSLAAEHPIAKLLAETNPALAQFIAECKVQSVAEADMATMEKRGIDTGVKALHPITGEPVSVWIANYVLMDYGSGAVMAVPAHDQRDYEFAKKYNLPISPVIAPQNGEAIDLSKAAFTEKGVLVNSGEYDGLDFNAAFDAIASTLEMANKGQVKTNYRLRDWGVSRQRYWGAPIPMFNLPDGGEIPVPAHKLPVLLPEDVVMNGVHSPIKADPEWRKAELDGQAVERETDTFDTFMESSWYYARYTCPNFEGGMLDKAAADYWLPVDQYVGGIEHAILHLLYSRFFHKLMRDEGLVSCDEPFERLLCQGMVLKDGTKMSKSKGNTVDPEELINQYGADTVRLFSMFAAPPEQSMEWSDSGVEGANRFLRRLWKAVEGHINAGTPGKLIVADLPQAQKDLRRKTHETIQKVSDDYGRRQTFNTAIAATMELLNETSKLADRANPLGLAVEREALEAAILLLAPIVPHISHSLWQALGHQSIPLNEKWPTLDESALTRSTVEVVIQVNGKLRGKLDAAIDSPKEQLEALALAQENVQKFLEGITVRKVIVVPNKLVNIVAN, encoded by the coding sequence ATGCAAGAACAATACACTCCCGCCGAAGTTGAAGCCCAAGCCCAGCAGTACTGGGAAGAACACCAAAGCTTCAAGGTTATTGAGGATCGCAGCAAAGAAAAGTTCTATTGCCTGGCGATGTTTCCCTACCCGAGCGGCAAGCTACACATGGGGCACGTGCGCAATTACACCATTACCGATGTGATCGCCCGCTACCAGCGCATGCAAGGCAAAAACGTATTGCATCCAATGGGTTGGGACGCCTTTGGCCTGCCCGCTGAAAATGCCGCGCTGCAGCGCCAGACCGCACCGGCAGCCTGGACATATTCCAATACCGACCATATGCGCAGCCAGTTAAAGCAACTCGGCTTTGGCTTTGATTGGTCGCGCGAACTGACCACCTGTAAGCCCGAATACTACAAATGGGAACAGTGGTTCTTTACCCGCTTGTACGAAAAAGGTCTGGTGTACAAGCGCATGGCAACGGTGAACTGGGACCCGGTTGACCACACTGTACTCGCGAACGAACAGGTGATCGACGGCCGCGGCTGGCGCTCAGGCGCATTGGTTGAGCGCAAAGAAATCCCGCAGTGGTTTATCAAAATCACCGCCTACGCTGAAGAATTATTAGCCGATCTGGACAAACTGCCCAACTGGCCCGAGCAAGTCAAAACCATGCAGCGCAACTGGATCGGCAAAAGTCGCGGTCTGGATATGCATTTTGATCTCGCTGCACCTGTTGGCGAATTTACCGGTTTTGATATCTACACCACCCGCCCCGATACCATTATGGGCGTGACCTATGTGAGCCTCGCCGCCGAGCATCCAATTGCCAAATTGTTAGCAGAGACTAATCCAGCGCTCGCGCAATTTATCGCTGAATGCAAAGTGCAATCCGTCGCGGAAGCCGATATGGCGACCATGGAAAAACGCGGGATCGATACCGGCGTTAAAGCGCTACACCCAATCACCGGTGAGCCGGTTTCAGTGTGGATCGCCAACTATGTATTGATGGATTACGGCTCAGGCGCGGTAATGGCCGTACCCGCGCACGACCAGCGCGATTATGAATTTGCGAAGAAATACAACCTGCCAATCTCTCCAGTGATTGCGCCGCAGAATGGCGAAGCCATCGACCTGAGCAAAGCCGCCTTCACTGAAAAAGGTGTATTGGTGAATTCAGGCGAGTACGACGGTTTGGATTTCAACGCCGCCTTTGATGCCATCGCCAGCACTCTGGAAATGGCCAACAAAGGTCAGGTAAAAACCAACTATCGCCTGCGCGACTGGGGTGTATCGCGTCAGCGTTACTGGGGCGCGCCTATCCCCATGTTCAATTTGCCCGACGGCGGCGAGATTCCGGTACCCGCACACAAACTTCCCGTGTTGCTGCCGGAAGATGTAGTGATGAATGGCGTTCACTCGCCGATCAAAGCCGATCCTGAATGGCGCAAAGCTGAGCTGGATGGCCAAGCGGTTGAGCGCGAAACCGATACCTTCGATACCTTTATGGAATCCAGCTGGTACTACGCACGCTACACCTGCCCCAATTTTGAAGGCGGCATGCTCGACAAAGCCGCCGCCGATTACTGGCTGCCGGTGGACCAATATGTCGGCGGCATCGAACACGCCATTCTCCACCTGCTCTACTCGCGCTTCTTCCACAAGTTGATGCGCGACGAAGGTCTGGTGAGCTGCGATGAACCCTTCGAGCGCTTGCTCTGCCAGGGCATGGTGTTGAAAGACGGCACCAAGATGAGTAAATCCAAGGGCAATACCGTTGACCCGGAAGAGCTGATCAACCAATACGGCGCCGATACCGTCCGCCTCTTCTCCATGTTTGCCGCACCACCAGAGCAAAGCATGGAATGGAGCGATTCAGGCGTGGAAGGTGCAAACCGTTTCTTGCGTCGTTTGTGGAAAGCCGTTGAAGGCCATATCAATGCGGGTACACCGGGCAAATTAATCGTTGCTGATTTACCGCAAGCACAGAAAGATTTGCGCCGCAAAACCCACGAGACCATCCAAAAAGTCAGCGATGACTACGGCCGCCGCCAAACCTTTAACACCGCGATAGCCGCAACCATGGAATTGCTCAACGAGACCAGCAAACTCGCCGACCGCGCTAATCCACTTGGACTCGCCGTTGAACGCGAAGCGCTGGAAGCGGCGATTTTGTTGCTCGCCCCCATAGTGCCGCACATCAGCCATTCACTCTGGCAAGCGCTCGGTCACCAGAGCATTCCACTCAATGAAAAGTGGCCGACCCTTGATGAAAGCGCATTGACCCGCTCAACCGTGGAAGTCGTTATTCAAGTGAATGGGAAACTGCGCGGCAAATTAGATGCAGCCATCGACTCACCCAAAGAACAATTGGAAGCGCTGGCGCTTGCACAGGAAAACGTACAAAAATTCCTGGAAGGCATTACCGTGCGCAAAGTCATTGTGGTCCCCAATAAACTTGTGAATATCGTTGCCAATTAA
- the rplU gene encoding 50S ribosomal protein L21, with translation MSAYAIFESGGKQHRVVVGETLKLEKIDFATGGVVEFNKVYLVANGADVKIGAPVVEGATVTAEVVAHGRADKVKIIKFRRRKHHMKRQGHRQWFTEVKITAIKG, from the coding sequence ATGAGTGCATACGCAATATTTGAAAGCGGTGGTAAGCAACATCGCGTAGTTGTGGGTGAAACCCTCAAACTCGAAAAAATCGATTTCGCTACTGGCGGCGTTGTTGAATTCAACAAAGTGTATCTGGTTGCTAACGGCGCAGACGTCAAAATTGGCGCTCCTGTTGTTGAAGGCGCAACCGTTACTGCTGAAGTAGTTGCTCATGGCCGTGCCGACAAAGTGAAGATCATCAAATTCCGTCGTCGTAAGCACCACATGAAGCGTCAAGGTCATCGTCAGTGGTTCACCGAAGTGAAAATCACTGCTATCAAAGGTTAA
- the proB gene encoding glutamate 5-kinase, with product MSKRNIIPQAKRWVVKIGSALLTNDGKGLDAEAIAGWVKQMAELRLRGIELVLVSSGAVAAGMRRLGWAARPTEIHQLQAAAAVGQMSLIQTYEVEFQRYGLLTAQVLLDHDDLSSRQRYLNARSTLKTLVGLNVVPVINENDTVVTDEIRFGDNDTLGALVANLIEADLLVILTDQKGMYDSDPRSNPDAQLLSEIAADDNRLEQMAGGTGGALGRGGMITKVRAARVAARSGADTVIVGGRIENALLRIADGENLGTFLWAEQQPQAARKRWISGQLQTRGTIILDDGAVRMVREKGKSILPVGVKEVRGDFTRGDMVICEDLNGKEIARGLINYHADEARKIIGKPSSQIADVLGYRDDNELIHRDNLVVG from the coding sequence ATGAGCAAAAGAAACATCATTCCCCAAGCTAAGCGCTGGGTAGTAAAAATCGGCAGCGCTCTCCTTACCAATGATGGTAAAGGTCTTGATGCTGAGGCCATTGCCGGTTGGGTCAAACAAATGGCTGAGCTGCGTCTGCGCGGCATTGAACTGGTATTGGTCTCATCCGGCGCCGTTGCCGCTGGCATGCGCCGTTTAGGTTGGGCTGCGCGCCCGACTGAAATTCATCAGCTGCAAGCGGCGGCCGCTGTTGGTCAAATGAGTTTGATTCAAACTTATGAAGTGGAATTCCAGCGCTACGGTTTGCTCACCGCACAAGTGCTGCTCGACCACGACGATTTATCCTCTCGCCAGCGCTATTTAAATGCGCGCTCCACCTTAAAAACCCTGGTGGGGTTAAATGTGGTGCCGGTGATTAACGAAAACGACACAGTGGTTACCGACGAAATTCGCTTTGGCGATAACGACACCCTCGGTGCGCTGGTGGCCAATTTAATTGAGGCGGATTTGTTGGTCATTCTCACCGACCAAAAAGGCATGTACGACAGCGACCCGCGCTCCAATCCCGATGCGCAACTGCTGAGTGAAATCGCCGCTGATGATAATCGCCTGGAGCAAATGGCTGGGGGTACTGGTGGTGCCTTGGGGCGCGGCGGCATGATTACCAAAGTGCGCGCCGCACGAGTTGCTGCGCGCTCCGGTGCCGACACAGTAATTGTGGGAGGGCGCATTGAAAATGCATTGCTGCGTATTGCGGACGGTGAAAACCTAGGCACTTTTTTGTGGGCCGAACAACAGCCACAAGCCGCACGCAAACGCTGGATCTCCGGCCAGTTGCAAACCCGCGGCACCATTATTCTGGACGACGGTGCAGTGCGCATGGTGCGCGAGAAAGGTAAAAGTATTTTGCCAGTGGGCGTCAAAGAAGTGCGCGGTGATTTCACCCGTGGTGATATGGTGATTTGCGAAGATTTAAACGGCAAAGAAATCGCGCGCGGATTAATTAATTACCACGCCGATGAAGCGCGTAAAATTATCGGTAAACCCAGCAGCCAAATCGCGGATGTTTTAGGTTATCGCGATGATAACGAATTGATTCATCGCGATAATCTGGTTGTCGGCTAG
- a CDS encoding alpha/beta hydrolase, translated as MAVINRVFLFVCCLFCIGVTTQVFAEQPSTPRPVGAFYLWNEKPLVSPDREHVKDQRVYSVDNASMTPYWPEASKANGAAIVIFPGGGYVRLAINHEGHDIAKWFAARGVAAFVVKYRMQEHGFPAPLLDGLRAVRQVRQHAAEWGIDPAKVGVIGFSAGGHLAASVATRFDFAGDNTDPLADISARPDFAILGYPVITLEGSDAHAGSRKALLGDHPEPQLVSDNSLQKQVKAGVPPVFMLHGVGDQAVPVGNSLMFFAEVQKYSKQSELHVYNSTIHGVGMIQGQGTVSSWPQALELWLSALQIIK; from the coding sequence ATGGCTGTTATTAATCGCGTTTTCCTGTTTGTCTGCTGTTTGTTTTGTATTGGAGTAACTACGCAAGTGTTTGCCGAACAACCCTCTACCCCGCGCCCTGTGGGTGCTTTTTATTTGTGGAATGAAAAGCCTTTGGTCAGTCCCGACCGCGAACATGTAAAGGATCAGCGCGTTTATAGTGTGGATAACGCCTCCATGACGCCCTATTGGCCGGAGGCGAGCAAGGCCAATGGCGCCGCGATTGTGATCTTCCCTGGCGGTGGCTACGTTCGTTTGGCAATTAACCACGAGGGGCACGACATCGCCAAATGGTTTGCCGCGCGCGGTGTGGCAGCGTTTGTGGTCAAGTACCGTATGCAGGAGCACGGCTTTCCCGCGCCTTTGCTTGATGGTTTGCGTGCGGTGCGTCAGGTGCGCCAGCATGCTGCGGAGTGGGGGATAGATCCCGCTAAAGTGGGGGTGATAGGATTTTCCGCCGGTGGTCATTTAGCTGCCAGTGTCGCTACCCGTTTTGACTTTGCGGGCGACAACACTGATCCACTGGCTGACATTAGTGCGCGCCCGGATTTTGCCATTCTCGGTTATCCGGTAATTACCCTGGAGGGCTCTGATGCTCACGCTGGCTCGCGCAAGGCATTGTTGGGCGACCATCCCGAGCCGCAATTAGTGAGTGATAACTCACTGCAGAAGCAAGTCAAAGCAGGGGTTCCGCCCGTGTTTATGCTGCATGGTGTGGGCGATCAAGCGGTGCCTGTCGGTAACAGCCTGATGTTTTTTGCTGAGGTGCAGAAATACAGTAAACAGTCGGAGCTGCATGTCTACAACTCCACTATCCACGGTGTGGGCATGATTCAAGGGCAGGGTACTGTCTCCAGTTGGCCGCAAGCGCTGGAGTTGTGGTTGAGTGCTCTGCAGATCATTAAATAG
- the lptE gene encoding LPS assembly lipoprotein LptE, producing MKKIIVSLLVLTLTACGWHLRGSTAGGDKLAMTTPLDLVIDAEDNHSPLMDALRQSLNSFNINEVNSATANSLTLTLGAEIMDKRTAGVGSDALTSAYEIILSMDYVVSNTEGVITPLNTRARISRTYNYDVNNANSAAQEEKLVLQEMRSELAQTILRRTKTLSVKTLPVKAPAADAN from the coding sequence ATGAAAAAAATCATCGTCAGTTTATTAGTGCTCACCCTCACCGCTTGTGGCTGGCATTTACGCGGCTCTACAGCCGGCGGCGATAAGCTGGCGATGACAACCCCGCTGGATTTAGTAATCGACGCCGAGGATAACCACTCGCCCTTGATGGACGCCCTGCGACAATCACTGAATAGCTTCAACATCAATGAAGTTAACAGTGCTACCGCCAACTCCCTGACCCTGACCTTGGGAGCAGAGATAATGGATAAACGCACCGCAGGTGTGGGTAGTGATGCATTGACCAGCGCCTATGAAATTATTCTCAGCATGGATTATGTCGTTAGCAATACCGAAGGCGTCATCACTCCACTGAATACCCGTGCGCGTATTTCACGCACTTACAACTACGATGTGAACAATGCCAACAGTGCCGCACAAGAAGAAAAATTGGTGCTGCAGGAAATGCGCAGTGAATTAGCACAAACTATTTTGCGTCGCACCAAAACCCTGTCGGTCAAAACATTGCCCGTCAAAGCGCCCGCTGCTGACGCTAACTGA
- a CDS encoding S9 family peptidase has protein sequence MTKQVTLGLHFFYIVALLIFTNISAHAAVGVEAFFKTPQINSMALRPDGKAVLILNDHDQGQQLTLRELARTEEKLLFSPSIYGGADAKIGSMGWLDNRYVAIQFIQPKAGIADLIDSKISRRLLILDTQVPLGAATQILSVKTPGWLVGTQSNTSGELLYAQSGPQSRVYRIRIDLLQPDKAPLSKSNKIDGGQFVASNQLIQVDGYATRWLRNNQGEFSAVLHFTQRDTLTLSQLQPDAKVTAIFSWNLYKPEKTDRQDAAQNLTRFLPLALGPNTGEFYCLDRDEAESKSLYLVNYAAKTYRLVYETNAFKIVDLTFSPDGKLIGVQTLNNERIVMEPISGEASSPQQDNGLRLTLDASADSRQLLIYEEAHNQPGQFLLETKAPITRKLIGEKYPWLSGKLSNQQIEAVVNVEGLQIPYLLNLPSTIQKAPLIVMPHGGPFGVFDSPYYDQLTQLFVSQGYAVLRVNFRGSGGRSQQLREAGQKQWGKLMLTDIHTATLAALARNEIDNTRVCLFGISYGGYAASMLLIKHPETYRCGVAIAGVYDVNLHLQSSHFSEKEHQWFKENVGDYQTEYDSLKQISPVFNAAKLQKPLLLIHGTKDEIVDLEHSSRFKLALDQADKSTKLIAVEGLGHSFNSTADAIKVLTPSLTFLKENL, from the coding sequence ATGACTAAACAAGTAACTCTCGGATTGCATTTTTTTTATATAGTTGCGCTACTAATCTTTACCAACATATCCGCACACGCCGCAGTGGGTGTTGAAGCATTTTTCAAAACACCACAAATAAACTCAATGGCACTTAGACCGGATGGTAAAGCGGTATTAATTCTTAATGACCACGACCAAGGCCAGCAACTCACGCTCAGAGAGCTAGCCAGAACTGAAGAAAAACTCCTCTTTTCTCCCTCAATCTACGGAGGTGCCGATGCAAAAATTGGCAGCATGGGCTGGCTGGACAACCGCTACGTGGCTATCCAATTTATTCAGCCCAAAGCAGGCATTGCCGACCTTATCGATTCCAAAATTTCCCGCCGCCTGTTAATTCTGGACACACAGGTCCCGCTGGGTGCAGCCACACAAATTTTAAGTGTGAAAACACCCGGTTGGTTAGTGGGCACACAATCCAATACCAGCGGGGAATTGCTCTACGCACAGAGCGGACCGCAATCACGCGTTTATCGCATCAGGATTGATTTACTTCAACCGGATAAAGCACCACTGAGTAAATCCAATAAAATCGACGGTGGCCAGTTCGTTGCCAGCAACCAATTAATACAAGTTGACGGTTATGCCACGCGCTGGCTCCGCAACAACCAAGGCGAATTCAGTGCGGTATTGCACTTTACTCAAAGGGATACCTTGACCCTGAGCCAATTGCAACCGGACGCCAAAGTAACCGCTATTTTTTCCTGGAACTTATATAAACCTGAAAAAACTGACAGGCAAGATGCAGCGCAAAACTTAACGCGTTTTTTGCCTTTGGCGTTAGGGCCAAATACGGGCGAATTTTATTGTCTTGACCGCGATGAAGCTGAATCAAAATCGCTGTACTTGGTGAATTACGCTGCAAAAACTTATCGTTTAGTTTATGAAACAAACGCGTTCAAAATTGTTGATTTAACATTCTCACCAGACGGAAAGTTAATCGGCGTTCAAACACTTAATAATGAACGCATTGTGATGGAGCCAATTAGCGGTGAAGCCTCATCGCCACAACAAGACAACGGATTACGCTTAACTCTCGACGCCAGCGCCGACTCGCGGCAGCTATTAATTTATGAAGAAGCCCATAACCAGCCAGGTCAATTTTTACTGGAAACAAAAGCACCGATCACAAGAAAGTTAATCGGTGAAAAATACCCCTGGCTTTCAGGAAAATTAAGTAATCAGCAAATTGAAGCCGTAGTCAACGTGGAGGGACTGCAGATTCCCTACTTGTTAAACCTACCATCAACGATCCAAAAAGCACCGTTAATAGTTATGCCGCATGGCGGCCCCTTTGGTGTTTTTGATAGCCCCTATTACGATCAACTCACTCAGCTATTTGTTAGCCAGGGCTATGCTGTGCTGCGCGTGAATTTTCGCGGCTCAGGTGGACGCAGCCAGCAGTTGCGGGAAGCGGGGCAGAAGCAATGGGGGAAGTTGATGCTAACAGATATTCACACTGCGACTCTGGCTGCACTCGCCCGCAATGAGATCGACAATACGCGTGTGTGCTTGTTCGGCATTAGTTACGGCGGCTATGCGGCATCTATGCTGCTAATAAAGCATCCGGAAACCTATAGGTGCGGAGTTGCAATCGCCGGTGTTTACGATGTGAACCTGCATTTGCAATCGTCACACTTTTCGGAAAAAGAACACCAGTGGTTTAAGGAAAATGTGGGTGACTACCAGACAGAGTACGACTCACTAAAACAAATATCGCCGGTATTTAATGCAGCAAAATTGCAGAAACCACTACTGCTGATCCACGGGACAAAAGATGAGATAGTAGATCTGGAGCATAGCTCACGCTTCAAATTGGCGCTCGACCAAGCCGATAAATCTACGAAGTTAATTGCGGTAGAAGGCCTGGGCCACAGTTTCAACTCGACTGCTGACGCAATAAAAGTATTAACGCCAAGCCTGACGTTTTTGAAAGAAAATCTGTAG
- the cgtA gene encoding Obg family GTPase CgtA, producing MKFVDEAPIHVEAGNGGNGFMSFRREKFISKGGPDGGDGGDGGSVYLVADENLNTLIDYRFVPKYRAENGQKGGSKDCTGAKGADLFLPVPVGTTVIDTDTEEVFGDLTEHGQKLKVAQGGFHGLGNTRFKTSTNRTPRKTSPGTEGEMRNLKLELKVLADVGMLGLPNAGKSSFIRAVSSAKPKVADYPFTTLVPNLGVVKVQQHRSFVIADIPGVIEGAAEGAGLGVRFLKHLTRCRYLMHMVDMAPVDESNPADNVRIIAEELAKFSPTLATRERWLLLNKIDLLPPDEVEARCQAVVDQLNWTGPVYRISALNREGTVPLIGKLMDNLEAVWEEEKTNPEAREREEQLQNQMAQEARDRIEELREIEREARRARGDVEDDNFNEDDYDVEVIYVGH from the coding sequence GTGAAATTTGTTGATGAAGCCCCTATTCATGTCGAAGCCGGTAATGGTGGCAACGGTTTCATGAGCTTCCGCCGGGAAAAATTTATTTCCAAAGGCGGCCCGGACGGCGGCGATGGCGGCGATGGCGGCAGTGTTTATCTGGTGGCTGATGAAAACCTGAACACCCTCATCGATTATCGTTTTGTGCCCAAGTATCGCGCCGAAAATGGCCAGAAAGGCGGCAGTAAAGATTGTACCGGTGCCAAAGGTGCCGATCTGTTTCTGCCCGTGCCCGTAGGCACCACGGTAATTGATACCGATACCGAAGAGGTTTTTGGCGATTTGACCGAACACGGTCAGAAATTAAAAGTGGCGCAGGGTGGTTTCCACGGTTTGGGTAATACCCGCTTTAAAACCAGTACCAACCGCACACCGCGCAAAACATCGCCCGGTACGGAAGGCGAAATGCGCAACCTGAAACTTGAATTAAAAGTATTGGCTGATGTAGGCATGCTCGGCTTGCCCAATGCCGGTAAATCCAGCTTTATCCGCGCGGTCAGTTCCGCCAAGCCCAAAGTGGCGGATTATCCCTTCACCACACTCGTACCCAATCTCGGGGTGGTAAAAGTGCAGCAGCACCGCAGTTTTGTGATCGCCGATATTCCCGGTGTGATCGAGGGTGCCGCCGAAGGTGCTGGTTTGGGGGTACGTTTCCTCAAACATTTAACCCGCTGCCGCTACCTGATGCACATGGTGGATATGGCGCCGGTGGATGAATCCAATCCCGCTGACAATGTACGTATCATCGCCGAGGAGCTGGCCAAGTTCAGTCCGACCCTCGCCACCCGCGAGCGCTGGTTGTTGCTCAACAAAATCGATTTGCTTCCGCCCGATGAGGTGGAGGCGCGCTGCCAGGCGGTGGTTGATCAATTGAACTGGACTGGCCCGGTCTATCGTATTTCGGCGCTCAATCGCGAAGGCACAGTGCCATTGATTGGCAAACTCATGGATAACCTTGAAGCAGTCTGGGAAGAGGAAAAAACCAATCCGGAAGCGCGCGAGCGCGAAGAGCAATTGCAAAATCAGATGGCGCAGGAAGCGCGTGATCGCATTGAAGAGCTGCGCGAAATCGAGCGCGAAGCGCGTCGTGCACGCGGCGATGTGGAGGATGATAACTTCAATGAAGATGATTACGACGTAGAAGTTATTTACGTTGGTCACTAA
- the rpmA gene encoding 50S ribosomal protein L27 has protein sequence MAHKKGVGSSRNGRDSEAKRLGVKAYGGELISGGSIIVRQRGTKFHAGVNVGLGKDHTLFAKVDGTVKFEIKGAFGRQYVSIIPAA, from the coding sequence ATGGCTCACAAGAAAGGGGTTGGTAGTTCTCGTAACGGTCGCGATTCAGAAGCGAAACGCCTTGGTGTTAAAGCTTACGGCGGCGAGTTGATTTCTGGCGGCAGCATTATTGTTCGTCAACGTGGCACCAAGTTTCACGCTGGTGTAAACGTAGGTCTGGGTAAAGACCACACTCTGTTCGCGAAAGTGGACGGTACTGTTAAGTTCGAAATTAAAGGCGCTTTTGGCCGTCAATACGTAAGCATCATTCCTGCTGCTTAA